Sequence from the Dysidea avara chromosome 5, odDysAvar1.4, whole genome shotgun sequence genome:
CTCCAAGGCAGTGTCACGACCAGGTAGTGGATAGAGACCGAACAGCTTTGTGTAGCGATCACGAGCTCTAGCAACCTGCACAACACACACGAAGGTGaatatatacacctgtagcatCCACCAGAGGAGGATGATAAGATCACAAATATTCTGTGTTCTCAGAGGAGATATTAATCTCAACTTGACAGTATGCAAGTAGATACACTGTATATTCTCATAGGTAAATAAATAACAGGCCCTTGCAATATACATGTACCTCATATAACATGTGATTGTCCTGTTGCTATATGGTTCCCAATCCCTCAATGACGTCACAATATAGCTAGACTACTGTATAAATTAGGGATGAATGCCCACCATACGTACTTACCTGATTTCTGTAGTCCATGTCTTCCATGTCCTCCACAGGTGTCATGAGGTCCTCCAACAACTCATCACTCTCTGTACTGTCAAACTCATCATTGCTGTTCAGGGGAACAAAATTTATAAGCAACATAATTTGACACCCACTGCAAATCACATAATTCATACAGTACAAGCTATGCACAACCTCTAAccacaaaatgtgaccagatctgcataatgttagtgcatttttcaaaattcattttaatacattttctttatccagatagccaaaggaatggccaGCAGAAGTATCAGCTCTAGAATCCAAGAGCTCTCGAAGCTACaatgctacaaagtggcaacagcagaTTTGTGCAGTACTAGtgacaatacactacacatgctTAAATAAACGGTCATAACTTTCGAATGCAGTACTCTACCAAGACGCAACTTACACTATCGGATTCTCCATTAACAGGCAAAtcaattgctgggtaagttttgtcttccaggcctttcctacaaCTAGGGCAAAGACGAAAACGTGAGAAAAAAATGGTAATGAACTGCTTTCCAACACAAGGCAAACTAATGCTCATGTCTTCTCtctccttgggagtactgacacaaaacaaaaattttggaactcctcttgctgtGGGAATCATGATGCTACTAAGGTTAACTTTATGCCTTTATCACCTTCCCTCATCGTGAATTAAGTGcttaaattttttttcaatttcgtaaatatttcacccattgcgtATATTACATACTACTCTAAAATTAGCTTGtgctaacatatgggattcttgcagatcctgTCACAAATATCATCCAATTACACTACATAAATATTCTACTATTATGTACTGTAGGAGTACTAAgaagatgaataaaaaattggaaattttattattattattattattagcactttacagtgaccagcactgaaggtctgacagcaacatgtgctacagccttaggattacctaacctacaaggacttagatctagtgacttgactttactgactgaataaggtgtaacagaaaaggggccaaagtaaggaaaaaaaatccctccaaccccaggattcgaactgcaggtcacccaatgtctagtcggggccacactcagtcttcctccaggagggatgttttaaaatgggaatagggatcgctgaaaaaagcaaccaaacaagaagggatcgctggggtggtaatgtaaaccacaaatccctattttgactctgtgtcATAAACCTTtacttacatgctctgtcattttgaagtgagtcaaaatagggatttgtggtttacattaccaccccagcgatcccttcttgttttttttttactattatGTAGGAGTACTAAGatatagtatatacaagttgagctgagccCTGATAAAACAGCTTTCCTCAAGAGATACTGtaagtggtgacagtaaaggtATTCAGagcagacatgtgtggttttgctccattacaagttcgggaaaggatCATCACAGACGGTGCACTTCCCATTATGAAAGTTTTGATTATAGTCATACGTAAATATTTGAATGAAATATTCTTAGTGGGTAAACTACATAAAACCAAACTTCAAGAACCGGTGTAattccatccatgagttattaaatgtttttgagggctcagctcaacatGTATTATACTGCCAACTGGTCTAATATCTGTCCTAGAATGGATGCAATACAGAGCAGATTTTGTAGATACATAAAAAATGAGGGTTAATTGAAAATCCTCACAAAATTAATCCTCACCTACACTGCGTGGGAATCACAAAGCGGCAAATACTTGATACATACTATATTATATTTGTATGCAGTATGCTTAGTTTAATTTGTAGTTATACAGAACTTCTATTCAGCCTGAACTTTAGTCATACACAATAACTAGACAGTAAAGAACAGCTACCAATACCAGATGTTATTTGCAACAAGGAAATATGCCTATACCGTGATCGTGCATGCATTCAATATACCACACATAGCATACAAGCCTTATTAAGTAAATCTTAATACACAAGACAACTTGTGGGACCAACAACTACAAGGGACATATGGCCTcaacaatgaggtggtcttatctaCGCACTTGAAATATGGCCACCATTGTcatgaggtggtctttgtaaagaggttaCAAAAGTACAGCTTATAGCTATTGTATGTTGGTTTGGAACCTAATACACATGGTCACTACAACAAGGTGTACTTATACAAGGGATGATCAATGTATGGCTTCATACAAGTTTAGAAGAATGTTCAGTACTGTTTAGTGTTGCTCAGCAGCAGTAGGTAAACTACAAATGAAACTTTTAATCTCAAAAGCACTTAAATTGCTGTGGTCTGGTGCAGACTACCTCTACAACTAGGTGTTAAAATTATATGGACTACTTAACAAAAATTCACAAAAATTCCAAGCATAGCATACAGCCCTCAAAcgataccaagagttcataatatatatactaaggagagtatcctactctcatatacccctgtagataggcgtatcgtgaagttatgatgtaacacttctgagttcgcccgtttttttttttggtataattaatgatgtcattagttgaacatggtatcgattgaatgcatgcctaccaacgtcgctagcaaccaaattaactccagctctaagcgtttctcacccaactataatcattccttcatgggttaagaccgctttgTAGGcatttcttactaggccattcgcgaatacggctatcctgagcgtcgcaagtgtgaaacggtgctaacgattcttgcacttttacggcttcctGTACGTCACAAATCGCTACATCTTGTcattacgtcataacttcacgatacacccttctacaggggtatatgagagtaggatactctccttagtatatatattatgaactcttgacgaTACCCACAAAGTTGTGTAAGTTTTAGTAACCACCAATATTTATTTGTAAACACCATGGATCTACAATCCTGTACATATAATCTTTCAGTTTTAAAGAACAACCAAATTCTTAGATACTTTGATGTTGAACATACATGTTTACGTAGCTACATATAAACAAATTTAACATCTCTTGTATACACAGTGTATATATCATGGCCATGTTTGCAAAAACAAAATTATGGTGCAAATAAATAGTCTTTGAATTTGTGAAGTGAAGTGCATGATTGGCCACTAAAACATGCATGGTTTTATTAAAGGAGTGAAAACACAACAGGCTAAGAAAGTAGGATTCCACAATACAGAATTTTCACTAAGCAAATGGAGCTTGTAGCATGAGTTAATATACTACCCATGCACACATTGACTTTTTGCattgcacaaaattatttactctTACCCTGTGGACGAGGCACTACTTTGTACAGACATTTTACTAGTTCGTTCCTCCCTATCCAACACTTCTTGCCGATCCATATCAATCTCATAATCCTGAGGTGGTAGCCCTTTAAGATAAGCCTCTGAACGTCGGCAACCATGTTCAGCATGTGTGTCACTACCATAGAAACCACCATGCCTACAAACATAATAGGCTACACAGTATTGTCATGATCATAAAATACACCCACTTTCGTCTCAAGCCATGCCAGTCGGCCATAAATCCTTGTACACATTCTTGTACAAGTTGATCGGTGCATCTTTTAGCTGCTCCGGGGACTGGCACCTCCAATGTGCGGTAGGCACGCTTGACCGTAAATACCTCAACATCATCTTCAGGAAATAACAACAGATGTTTCTCAGAGTCAGCAGCTAACTGGTCCCGATGGTCAGCAATAAACGCTTCATAATCAATCGGCACTTCAGGCTCAACATACTTACTGTACATTGAGCTAGTCTGGCATAACAACACAACATAAAATACACTATAGTGTGTGTAGGTATATCATTTCACGATTTCCTTATTTATTGAACAGTTAACAGCATAATGGGTGAGATGCTAATCAGCTACAAttacactaaacattaaacaggGCCACTACTTCTGTACGAATACAACACCGCTCACCATTGATGGTTCCCTATGAAGCGAAGCCTTCAAAGAGGCCACGCCTCCTCCTCCTGTATTCGGGGAGTCTGTTTCCTCGCTGTTGCTCATGCCGCTAAACAGCCGGGACACTTCGCGTCTTACTTCAGCCGCTGGTCGACTAAAGTAGTAAGAGAGAAGCCATGTAATATAGTACGCGACCGTATACAACCTCCACAAATATGCTGCGCGTTATATGGAACAATAAATACATCTTTCAATTTCTGAGGACCTACATTTAGTTTACTAACCTGCTGAGACTCTTCGCGAAAGCTCTCTCACCCATTGGTACTGAAGTGACAAATATTTACAATTGGATTTAAAATTACATTCCGGACCACATAAAGCGACGCTTCCTGTGCGAAATCGCCAGAAACTTTCGATTACGGGATTCGTCATGTGTGCGAGATATTACGTGGCATTTTTGGTATGACTCTTTCATGTATTGACATATCTTTGTATGTGATTTGCTGTCGCTAAAGGTTTTATTTTTGACGGTGATCTCCGTGTATGGCCAAAGCGTCTTCTCTTGTCAGAATGATACCGACTGCGGGAGCCCTGTGGGCGTGGTCAGATGTAATTCATCAGGGTCTTGTATATGCTTGCGACCCCAATGTTATAACTTAAGTGATACATGTATTTTGAGAGAATGCCACTCTATTAGTGATGACTTGGAGTGTCGTGATGGGAAGAAGAGCagattgactgctttattgttGAGTATATTTCTGATCAATTTTGGTGCTGCAAATTTCTACATTGAACGATATGAATTAGCAGCTCCACAGCTTATTCTAGGACTATTACTATGTTGTGTACAGGTGAGGATGTGTATTGTTCATTGCTTGATGTGGTTTTTTTATGTGGTTACTACATAACTGTGTCATGATATTGTAGACTTCTGTGGCCAGACCCTACACTCTTCATACAGTCCTTATATTGTAAGTGCCTAGCTGCAAGAACCTGCACCTCTTGAAactaggcacttataatttccagTCCAGTCATCATGCAACATAATATTTCCTGTCAATTTGATTTTTTTATGATAAGACATTTGTATTGTATTGGCCAGCAGATTATGAAATTTAAGTTTTAAAATCCAAAAGACCTGTTGTTATAAAAACAGCATGTGTATGAGAATGGAGTGAGAGCTAGTGGAACTGAATGGGAATGGTTAAAAAGTGTTGGTTAAGGCAATATGTTGTTTTCTAATGCAAGTTTTATCAATGGCCATAACTCCAAACCATGCACAACTTGTCTTGGGTCtaaatgtacatacaattataGTGAGATCATGAACACACATCCTGGctatgaatagtcttggagttataatGCAAGAGAACTAGGACAGGAATAAATTCGATTTGTAcctgatttgtacagcaacaatacggcaCATAAACTACAAGTGTTTATCTACagtaattgatcataactcacaagCTACAAAAATGgggtttggctcagtctgtCCACCATGATctggcaaatcaatcaaggtatagtgtttccCTGTACGTCCCCGTGTGGACAAAtaagaaggccatttcaacaatgaAACAATGACAGTAAACGCATTGTAAATAAGTGCTCATAACTcacatacagtacactgtaCAAGCACAAAACAAAGAGTTTAtcactctccatgaacaggcaaatctgatggtgtataggttttgttgagttgagctttgtttcagtacagcatgtacccagtttatttcaatacattttatgaatagaattttgcaaaacgGCAGGTTGTTGCTCAGCGGGTGCCATTTGGTACTTGTTATTATCAGAATTCCTACCTATGTGCTGAAGTTAGTCAAATCCCGCCATAGTACACTTACATACACACCCCCACTCCACAGttacgtatgtacgtacatattatggctgcataggtacaacagacctcctcaaagaGGATATCAcaataggctgaaactttggctgtccactcctttgtttcTATAGATAatagagaagcaataaaatggaatttgaggaatgtgcaaaaacgaCCAGTTTGTGCTCGGCAAGTGGGTCACAAATATCACATACTACCCATGGCCACTAAAACTTGTCTATTAATGAAATATTTTTCAAACCCTGAATGCTAAAAATTGTTACAGTGtttggtgaatgttctattagagtcagaAAGGGGCCATGTATACCATATATAAGCGTATAAACTCCTGTGTATACTTATCTGAAGAAATTAGTGATGGACATAACATACAGGTGTTTGGATATGTGCCATGGCTTGATCCCAGTGGCCTCTTATATTGATATATCAAGATAAGTACATTACATCTGATCACAAAAGTAATACTAATTTGTCCCTTTTACTTacttcaaattttgtatgtgtTTTGACAGTGTCAAAAGA
This genomic interval carries:
- the LOC136256658 gene encoding uncharacterized protein; this translates as MCARYYVAFLVLFLTVISVYGQSVFSCQNDTDCGSPVGVVRCNSSGSCICLRPQCYNLSDTCILRECHSISDDLECRDGKKSRLTALLLSIFLINFGAANFYIERYELAAPQLILGLLLCCVQVGACAMVCRRDDDGPTVKCASCCFFNALLSLLFFAWWIADLVIFATNQRDDGDDCPLYE